The Anomaloglossus baeobatrachus isolate aAnoBae1 chromosome 4, aAnoBae1.hap1, whole genome shotgun sequence genome contains the following window.
GTTGTTCCTTTTACCATAAAAGAGCCAAGAACAATTATAAATGTTTAGCTTGATAGAGATTTCCTTTGCGTATACAAGAATATACAAGAAGTATTTTTCATAAAaggaataggtgataacttgttcatCAGTGGGAGTAAAACTGCTGGAACCTGCACCGATCGTAAGAACAGGTAACTTTTATGTCTGTtagaatggagcagcagtgtgcataTGCGTCCTGCACTCCTTTCATTCTCTGTTGGGCTGTGGAGTGCTACACTTGGCTTTTACCAGCAGCCCTATAGAAAATAAATGGAGCCAGGGCTGAGTGTCTCACCTGACACACCATTTGGTAACGGGCATAAAACTTCCTTGTCGTGGATACATTTCTCTGATCTGCCAATCGGCGCAGGTCACAGGAGCCAGAGCCCACATATCAGGAAGTTATCACTTGTCCTATGGATAAGTGGAATCTTGTCTTCACCAGAAAACCCCTTTGACGGTAATCAAATCTCTCAGATCCTGACCTATGTGGCGAACGTAAGTGTTTGCAAATGACAACACATTGAAAACATCTACATTATATTGATGTTCTGTAGAAAAACGTGATTAGAATTTGGTATATAAATGCCTGCAAACATGCCAACATACCTTCTTATTTTTCgaatatgtatgtagttttctTACATCCTCCTTCCAAATAAATAGAACCTTCTAAATATTTGACAAAACAAAAGCAGTGTTTTACTGTAATGGACGATTAGGACAATGCTAGAGTTGTTCGCTAGCCAAAAACCCAGAACACATTTTAGTAAGTTATGTTTTCTCAATGTACTGTAAACCTTAACCATAAATTGCAATTCTGGTGACGAAACAATTACATATTCTCATTAACAACTGAAACATTCTCATTATTATCAAAACATAGAAACATGTTGctctttatatataatatataatttatatgtTCCTTTCTTCAGCAACCCTATCTGTTGGTGAGATGCTTTCATCATACAGGTTATCTTCCTGTTGACTAGCACAGCAGGTTTTATTTGGGCTAGCCACCTCCAGTATGCCCTTAGCAAAAGAAAAGTCTGCATGTGTGCCGAAAATTTTGTCCCAATGTGTAAAGTGGGGAGCATAGTTGCTCATGGGTTTCTGGTGATGCACATCATGTTTATTTGGCCCCCCATAAATTCCAAATGGTATCAGATGTGAAGTGGACCATGGAAAATCATAACCACAATGGTCTTCAACAGAGATATATACATGAAATACCATAAATATCCAGGTTGTGAGAATATGGCACCTGAAGATTATAGGGTTTATTGTAGTCCAGAATCCAACAGTCACCAATTCCCAGCCCCCAAGACATTGTGTGGCTAAGGAAAAAGGAGCCATGTATTCATGATGAATGGCATGGAATGTTTTGTATAGCCACCTGTTCTTATGATGGATCATGTGccaaataaaatattgaaaatcAAATAGCAGGAGGCTTGCCGTCACGCCAAACACTAGATCCAAAATGCTCGGAGCCTCTTCTGGCAATGGACATGGAGGTCTCCAGTACCACTGGGCAAAAGCAGCTGGAAAAATAAAGAACAGGTGGTTGTATAGAGTCACTCCGAGGCAATGGAGAATCATTGGTCCAGTTGGATTTCTGTCCTGTTGGATCTTATACTTGTGTATAAAAGGCCATCTTCTACCCACGATGTTGAAAACCAGGTACGGCACGCAGGAGATAACATAGCATGACACAGTAAGGACTACTGGAAAAAGTGGAGATCTAAGAGTATCAGCATAATGAAGCCGCAAGTAGTTCCACAATGGCTGGAGAAGTGGTCTGCTGTGAAGGTATGTGTCCAGAGCATGGGACAGACAGGAGAAGGCTTCCATCATCAGCACCTGCTTAGCTATAATCTTCAAGGGAAATGCTGCATAGGATCTTCCTTTTTATTATTCATTTGGATGGCGCTGAGCTGACTCCCCCTCCCATTCGCAGCTTTCACAAACCCAACAATTCAGACCCTTTCCAGCTCCCTGACAACACAGCCTGGCTCCAACAGGATAATGTGACTGCTTTAAAGGGGCCACAATTCACATTCAACAGCTTTTAATTTCAGCACTGAAACAGTGAATGGATAAGTGGCTTTACATGTGCAATTTAATTCACATACATACAAAATATCTGCATTTAAAAGGCTTGTAACTCAAAACATCTACCTTCTTCAATTTAACCCTATTGGTTTAGAAGCACTGTACAAAATTAGTGTTATGTTACTGTTGAATTATTTACTTACTGAAACTGAGACCTGACACATCAGAATGGTCTTCATTGTACAATTATCACTAAGATCAACATATTTAGAATGCGGAAAGTATGACTTTTATTGTCTGCTATAACAATTCTTGTAATACAGACATGTTTACGAGGTGAGTATCAGATACGTGGGTACGCTGTGCTTATTTTCTCTTTTAGTGTTGTTTCTTTATTACTATTGATTATTGAATGACACTTAGGATTTACTGGGCTGAGAAGCAAATTCGGCAGTTAAACTACATTACTGCAGACTGCCAAATTGTGGCAGCATGTGATGTGCACACAGTAACGATTCTCCTGTATATCCTGTGCGGGTCGGCATAACTACATGTATTTGATTTTCATACTTGCCGTCACATGCTGGCCAGTCTCATCTGGCTTCTGGCAGTAGAAAAGAATTGAGAAAAGCTTGACCGCCCACtaaggggaatcctgacagtgtgcgcatTGTAGTCTGCATATTCTTCAGTCACATAAAGTGATTTTAGTCTTTGGttcttagaccagacaaccccattAAACTCGCAAATGCCTTATATAACTACTTACCGGAAATATACTTTGATTTAGATTCTATATTAAAGATGAAATATTAAGTGTTTATGTTCTAACAAAATGTATTTCACTTTAATgagatattataaatatatatattttactactACACTACATAATATGACTATAACAGTTACCAATCACGTTTTTTGAGTCCCAGACATTAATCATACATGTACGATATTGCATAGATGATTCTAATATATTCCTTTCTACTGGTGGATCTAAATTAAAATAAGATGCATTGAACATATACATGTAAAAACCCATTTTTAAGAATGTTTTAATTTCTTAGCTCAAACATCAAAAATTATTTTGTTTCCCTTTACTTAGCTGTTTTACCAATTATAGTAATTTTTACAAGGAATCATTGGATATTAGGTATTTTCGCTAGTAGAACAAGTAGTTCCACAAATTAAGTCCCAATGTCGAAAAAATGGAGCAAAGTTTGTTCCTGGCTTTTGATGATGCATGTCATGAGCTAAAGCCCCTCCATATAAGCCAAGTGGAAATATACGGTGAAGAGACCAGGGGAAATTATAGCCAATGTGATCATCTACAGACATCCAAATACTAATAAGGTTACAAGTCCATGATGTCAATGGATGGCATCCTAATTGGAGTGGATTCATTGTACTCCAAAACCCAACAGTCATCAATTCATAGCCACTGAGGTTTTGACTTGACCATGAAAATGGTGCCACATACTCGTGGTGAATAGCATGGACCTTTTTGTATAACCAGAGGTTTTTATGGTGTAGTACATGCCATATAAAATACTGTAAGTCAAACAAAAGCAGGCATCCCAAGACCTCCCCAAGAAGAGTACAAATGGAAGGAGCACTTACTGGCAAGAATACAGGTGGCATCCACAACCAATTCAAAAATACAACTGGAAAGACATAAATCACATGGTTAATCACAGCCCTCCAGACACAGAAAATCATCATCCTTATTGTTGGTTGCTTGTCCTTTTGAATTTTGTATTGATAGAAAAATTGGCATCGCTCTCCCAGAATGTCTATGATAGCAAATGGTAAACTGAAGCATACAAAACCAGAAAATGCCAGCAAGACAGGGAAAGCAGGACTAGTCACTGGGCCACCAAACTCCGCAAGGATGTAATCCCAAAATGGCTGAAGAAGCAAAAGTTGGCTGGAAGTAGATGAGTCCATTCTGATATTTGTGTTCAGAGTCTCTCACTGGCCAATTTATCTGGCAACTAATCCATAGACCTAGATATAGGGTgtattaaagatttttttttttctataagatTTTTCAAGATCTGGGAGAACAATCTGATTACATAATGACACAAAAAGTAATTGTGTAGCTTGCAGATTAGCTTCTAAGTAAAAGCGGATAAGTATTTGAAATCCGACAACAAAGACTAGAAAAAATGCCCTAGTCACGATAGCAAAGGATAAAATCTTAGCATCTGTTATAACTCTGTAAATGCTAAAAGGATGTAAAAAAAGAGTTAATGCAAGCTTGACACTACCATGCAAGGGAAATAGAGAAATGACTCACTGCAGTCTGATGTCCAGTGAGGATAATCAGGAGGTGCTGAGCTGATTCAATCCCAAGCGAAGAGAAGATAGTCAATTCACATAAGAAGGTAAATCGCAGCACTCTCTTCCAAGTTAAAAAGTCCAATTTATTGGATATCACTTAAAACACATCCCTGGAAGGAGTCTGCAgtcacagggggaaagtgcaggagTGCAAACAATAACCATTTCACTCCAATGTGCGCCCCCCCGGGTCTGTATCTGTTACAGACCCGTGGAAGCGCACCTCGGCACAAAACGGCCATCGTCTGCACTCTTGCACTGTCCCCCTTCCCCTGTGACTGTGATCCCCATCCAGGGACGTGTTTTAAGTGATATCCAATAAATTGGACTTTTTAACTTGAAAGAGAGTGGTGTGATGTACTTTCTTATGTGAACTGCTACAAGTACGGTATGTTAcacacatttaacactagaagtcccagagaggggtcatttaacatttctacctttggaacccagagatgggtcgaatgacatTCTTTTGTTTACACCTTCTTACAAGACCTTTGTTGAAgtggatcaacacaattgccccctgcagattcctcaggcaatggccacatttacaaatgaaaggatgctaattggagccatcagagttgtcagtttggactaaagggtactttacacgctgcgacattgctagcatttgctagcgatgtcgagcgcgatagcacctgcccccgttgcacggccgatatgtggtgatcgctgccgtagcaaacatcgctacggcagcgtcacatgcacatacctgctctgcgacgtcgctgttaccggcgaaccgcctcctttctaaggggggcggttcgttcagcgtcacagcgacgtcacagcagtgtgactgagccgccgcccaatagcagaggaggggaggagatgagtggactgaacatgccgcccacctccttccttcctccttttccggtggacggagggtaaggagatgtttgtcgttccagcggcgtcacacatagcgatgtgtgctgccgcaggaacgagaaacaacatcgtacctgcagcagcaccgatattatggaaatgaacgacgtgtcaacgagcaacgattttgcacgtttttgcgctcgttgactgtcgctcatttgtgttacacactgcgatgtcgctaccagcgccggatgtgcatcactaacgacgtgaccccgacgatatatcgacagcgatgtcgcagcgtgtaaagtaccccttaaggtcattttaccctctttcaggacttcaggggggagcttgaaatttctgggacttctagtgttaatacaaCAGAGTTTAATTTTTATTCTTTGGTCCCTTCCTACTATTCATGCCCAAAAATCGTTATGTGCCTTAATTTCAAAATAtttagccccccccaaaaaaaaccctgtAAATCTCAAAACTATTACTTACTGTTCCTAACTTCATTGTTGTAAAATTATAATTGTCAAATGTTCGTCAGAAAAATATCTTGAGTAAGAATAGTAGTTAATTATACAGAAAGATGAATCCTTTTTATTTCATTCATACTGCGGCAATCAcaatatggagatgaaaaaaatgtgcattctggcTTCTACAGTAAGGCAGCCCATATTGCTCAGCTTTATGAATCACATGCTGGCTTCTCATAAAGATACATCCACTCAAAAGCTGTTTCTGTAGCTGCAAAATGATTGCTCATGCTCATGATTTTTACTTCTTATCAATCAGAGGTGATTCCATATTAGTGGATATTTAGAAACTGAATTATAATTTAGAAAAGGTCTGTGGATAATTTTTCTCAGTAAATTTAGTACTAAACaatgaacatacagttaggtccagaaatatttggacagtgacacaattttcgcgagttgggctctgcatgccaccacacagaattcaagtgcagattgtaacgtttaatttgaaggtttgaacaaaaatatctgatagaaattgtaggaattgtacacatttctttacaaacactccacattttaggaggtcaaaagtaattggacaaataaaccaaacccaaacaaaatatttttattttcaatattttgttgcgaatcctttggaggcaatcactgccttaagtctggaacccatggacatcaccaaacgctgggtttcctccttcttaatgctttgccaggcctttacagccgcagccttcaggtcttgcttgtttgtgggtctttccgtcttaagtctggatttgggcaagtgaaatgcatgctcaattgggttaagatctggtgattgacttggccattgcagaatgttccacttttttgcactcatgaactcctgggtagctttggctgtttgcttggggtcattgtccatctgtactatgaagcgccgtccgatcaactttacggcatttggctgaatctgggctgaaagtatatcccggtacacttcagaattcatccggctactcttgtctgctgttatgtcatcaataaacacaagtgacccagtgccattgaaagccatgcatgcccatgccatcacgttgcctccaccatgttttacagaggatgtggtgtgccttggatcatgtgccgttccctttcttctccaaacttttttcttcccatcattgaggtataggttgatcttggtctcatctgtccatagaatacttttccagaactgagctggcttcatgaggtgtttttcagcaaatttaactctggcctgtctatttttggaattgatgaatggtttgcatctagatgtgaaccctttgtatttactttcatagagtcttctctttactgttgacttaaggctactttacacactgcgatatcggtcccgatatcgctagtgtgggtacccgcccccatctgttgcgcgacacgggcaaatcgctgcccgtgtcgcacaacagccgtcacacatacttacctgtccagcgacgtcgctgtgacgggcaaaccgcctcctttctaagggggcggtccgtgcggcgtcacagcgacgtcactgaagcgtcactgaactgccgcccaatagcagcggaggggcggagatgagcgggacgtaacatcccgcccacctctttccttcctcatagcggacgggaggcaggtaaggggagcttcctcgttcctgcggcgtcacacgcagcgatgtgtgctgccgcaggaacgaggaacaacttcgttactgctgcagtaacgatttttaagaatggaccccatgtcaccgattagcgattttgcatgtttttgcaacgatgcaaaatcgcttatcggtgtcacacgcaacggcatcgctaatgcggccggatgtgcgtcacaaaatccgtgaccccaacgactccgcattagcgatgtcgcagcgtgtaaagcccgctttagagacagatacacctacttcactgagagtgttctggacttcagttgatgttgtgaatgggttcttcttcaccaaagaaagtatgcggcgatcatccaccactgttgtcatccgtggacgcccaggcctttttgagttcccaagctcaccagtcaattccttttttctcagaatgtacccgactgttgattttgctactccaagcaagtctgctatctctctgatggattttttctttttttttcagcctcaggatgttctgcttcacctcaattgagagttccttagaccgcatgttgtctggtcacagcaacagcttccaaatgcaaaaccacacacctgtaatcaaccccagaccttttaactacttcattgattacaggttaacgagggagacgccttcagagttaattgcagcccttagagtcccttgtccaattacttttggtcccttgaaaaagaggaggctatgcattacagagctatgattcctaaaccctttctccgatttggatgtgaaaactctcatattgcagctgggagtgtgcactttcagcccatataatatatataattgtatttctgaacatgtttttgtaaacagctaaaataacaaaacttgtgtcactgtccaaatatttctggccctgactgtatatgcttCCCATCTTCCAGGCATTTGCCTTGGAGATCCATTAAGAAAAATTGTATGCATTTTTCTAACAAATGGGGCACATCTCTCTCAGACTGAAAACAATAATGATATGaaattatattaaccccttcacccccggccactaaaacaccctaatgaccgggccattttttgcaattctgatcagtgtcactttgacaggttataactctggaacgcttcaacggatcctggcgaatctgagattgttttttcgtgacatattgtacttcatgtcagtggtaaatttaggccgatattttttgcgtttatttgtgaaaatttaggaaa
Protein-coding sequences here:
- the LOC142301628 gene encoding cholesterol 25-hydroxylase-like protein 1, member 2, translated to MMEAFSCLSHALDTYLHSRPLLQPLWNYLRLHYADTLRSPLFPVVLTVSCYVISCVPYLVFNIVGRRWPFIHKYKIQQDRNPTGPMILHCLGVTLYNHLFFIFPAAFAQWYWRPPCPLPEEAPSILDLVFGVTASLLLFDFQYFIWHMIHHKNRWLYKTFHAIHHEYMAPFSLATQCLGGWELVTVGFWTTINPIIFRCHILTTWIFMVFHVYISVEDHCGYDFPWSTSHLIPFGIYGGPNKHDVHHQKPMSNYAPHFTHWDKIFGTHADFSFAKGILEVASPNKTCCASQQEDNLYDESISPTDRVAEERNI
- the LOC142301135 gene encoding cholesterol 25-hydroxylase-like protein 1, member 1; protein product: MDSSTSSQLLLLQPFWDYILAEFGGPVTSPAFPVLLAFSGFVCFSLPFAIIDILGERCQFFYQYKIQKDKQPTIRMMIFCVWRAVINHVIYVFPVVFLNWLWMPPVFLPVSAPSICTLLGEVLGCLLLFDLQYFIWHVLHHKNLWLYKKVHAIHHEYVAPFSWSSQNLSGYELMTVGFWSTMNPLQLGCHPLTSWTCNLISIWMSVDDHIGYNFPWSLHRIFPLGLYGGALAHDMHHQKPGTNFAPFFRHWDLICGTTCSTSENT